A DNA window from Camelina sativa cultivar DH55 chromosome 13, Cs, whole genome shotgun sequence contains the following coding sequences:
- the LOC104735907 gene encoding inositol phosphorylceramide glucuronosyltransferase 1-like, with the protein MVRLKGSLWVLLLLTLVSIRLKGSFGSEEAYVTLLYGDEFLLGVRVLGKSIRDTGSDKDMVALVSDGVSDYSKKLLKADGWKVEKISLLANPNQVHPTRFWGVYTKLKIFNMTDYKKVVYLDADTIVVKNIEDLFKCSKFCANLKHSERLNSGVMVVEPSEALFNDMMRKVKTLSSYTGGDQGFLNSYYPDFPNARVFDPRVSPEVLKTRPVPAMERLSTLYNADVGLYMLANKWMVDDSKLHVIHYTLGPLKPWDWWTAWLVKPVDAWQSIRVKLGETLPGTGGGKNQHDELVVKFLFLLPLCALLFCIYRAIQGREGSLCWSSFINQIRYLYYKIRSNGTLGYSGVSTMNPSYQPHSASTQSKVPQHLGAISVVVCFTAVLISLGISFAIVPRQIMPWTGLVLVYEWTFTIFSLLFGCFLLFVHQHGKKIAIQSESLSLDDSGKGHQRAGVSCDVTTLYYGLGMAFLAIAAVSLPYILGITALFTRLGLMVGVAIILAAFMTYASEHLAIRWFLKGLEDRRDTTRSNPLCFLC; encoded by the exons ATGGTGAGACTCAAGGGCAGTCTCtgggttcttcttctcctcacgCTCGTTTCAATTCGGTTAAAGGGTTCGTTTGGATCTGAAGAAGCTTATGTGACACTTTTGTATGGAGATGAGTTCTTATTGGGAGTTAGGGTATTGGGTAAATCGATTCGTGATACTGGATCCGATAAAGATATGGTCGCTTTGGTCTCTGATGGTGTCTCTGATTACTCTAAGAAGCTACTCAAG GCTGATGGATGGAAGGTAGAAAAGATTAGTTTACTGGCGAATCCAAACCAAGTTCATCCAACAAGGTTCTGGGGTGTTTATACAAAGCTTAAGATCTTTAACATGACTGACTACAAGAAAG TTGTGTATCTTGATGCTGATACTATTGTGGTAAAGAACATTGAGGATCTGTTTAAGTGTTCGAAGTTTTGTGCAAACTTGAAGCATTCTGAGAGGCTAAACTCTGGTGTCATGGTTGTTGAACCATCCGAAGCTCTTTTCAATGATATGATGCGAAAAGTGAAGACTTTGTCCTCTTATACTGGAGGAGACCAAGGGTTCTTGAATTCGTACTATCCAGATTTCCCAAATGCTCGTGTTTTCGATCCTCGTGTATCTCCTGAAGTCTTGAAAACCAGACCAGTTCCTGCTATGGAGAGGCTTTCGACATTATATAACGCTGATGTTGGTCTTTATATGCTTGCTAATAAG TGGATGGTTGATGACAGTAAACTTCACGTTATTCACTACACTCTAGGCCCTCTTAAGCCTTGGGACTGGTGGACAGCATGGCTCGTGAAACCTGTTGATGCTTGGCAA AGCATTAGGGTAAAGCTTGGAGAAACTCTTCCTGGAACTGGAGGTGGCAAAAACCAACATGATGAACTCGTTGTGAAGTTCCTTTTCTTGTTACCTCTTTGTGCGCTTTTGTTCTGCATTTACCGAGCCATTCAG GGTCGTGAGGGTTCATTGTGTTGGAGCTCGTTCATCAATCAGATTAGATatctttattacaaaattagatcTAATGGAACACTTGGTTATAGTGGTGTATCTACCATGAATCCCAGCTATCAA CCCCACAGTGCCAGCACACAGTCCAAGGTTCCTCAACACTTGGGCGCGATTTCAGTTGTAGTCTGTTTTACTGCTGTTCTGATATCTCTTGGAATTTCCTTTGCGATTGTGCCGAGGCAAATCATGCCATGGACTGGCTTGGTCTTGGTGTATGAATGGACTTTCACTATCTTCTCTCTATTGTTTGGTTGCTTCTTGCTTTTTGTCCATCAACATGGAAAGAAAATAGCAATACAGTCTGAATCATTGTCCTTGGATGATTCTGGAAAAG GTCATCAGCGAGCAGGTGTGTCTTGTGACGTTACTACATTGTATTATGGATTAGGGATGGCATTTCTGGCTATTGCTGCAGTTTCTTTACCTTACATTTTAGGAATCACCGCTTTATTTACGAG GTTGGGTCTAATGGTGGGTGTAGCCATAATTTTAGCTGCCTTCATGACCTATGCTTCAGAGCACCTAGCCATCAGATGGTTCTTGAAAGGTCTCGAAGACCGTCGCGACACGACTAGATCAAATCCCTTATGTTTCCTCTGCTGA